From a region of the Pieris rapae chromosome 22, ilPieRapa1.1, whole genome shotgun sequence genome:
- the LOC110992871 gene encoding DEAD-box helicase Dbp80 — MAKQWGQKAEELEISNKVAGLGLNKKFEKPEDDSPDTANPAEASLLMKIIRQGLVESKQDIEIQRKDPNSPLYSVKTFEALHLKPNLLKGVYAMGFNAPSKIQETALPTLLADPPQNMIAQSQSGTGKTAAFVLAMLSRVDPTKNYPQVLCLSPTYELAIQTGEVAARMAKFCPEIKLKYAVRGEELPKGTKITDHILIGTPGKMLDWALKFAMFDLTKIKVFVLDEADVMIDRQGHRDQCVRIHKCIPSTCQMMFFSATYNSAVMEFAEIIVTNPIIIRLLREEESLDNIKQYFVKCKSPEDKYRAICNIYGVITIGQAIIFCHTRKTASWLSEKMSRDGHSVAVLSGELTVEQRIAVLDRFRGGLEKVLITTNVLSRGIDIEQVTLVVNFDMPMDQDRKADCETYLHRIGRTGRFGKAGIAINLIESSQDMEICLDIEAHFGKKIKLLDIEDAEEIEKIGA, encoded by the coding sequence ATGGCGAAACAATGGGGTCAAAAAGCTGAGGAGCTAGAAATTTCCAATAAAGTTGCTGGTTTAGGACTCAATAAGAAATTTGAAAAACCTGAAGATGACAGTCCAGACACAGCTAATCCAGCAGAAGCTTCTCTACTCATGAAAATCATAAGACAAGGACTTGTTGAATCTAAACAGGATATTGAAATTCAAAGAAAGGATCCAAATTCTCCTCTTTATTCAGTAAAAACATTTGAAGCATTACACTTAAAACCAAACTTGTTAAAAGGTGTATATGCAATGGGCTTTAATGCTCCATCTAAAATACAAGAAACTGCTTTGCCAACATTACTAGCAGACCCTCCTCAAAATATGATAGCACAGTCTCAATCAGGAACAGGCAAAACTGCTGCTTTTGTACTGGCCATGTTAAGTAGAGTTGATCCAACCAAAAACTATCCCCAAGTACTTTGTCTGAGTCCAACCTATGAATTAGCAATACAAACTGGTGAAGTTGCTGCAAGAATGGCCAAATTCTGCCCAGAaatcaaacttaaatatgCTGTTCGAGGTGAGGAACTACCAAAAGgtacaaaaataacagatcatattttaattggaaCCCCAGGAAAAATGTTGGATTGGGCTCTTAAATTTGCAATGTTTGACTTAACTAAGATAAAAGTCTTTGTATTGGATGAAGCAGATGTTATGATAGATCGTCAAGGTCACCGAGACCAATGTGTTCGCATCCATAAATGTATTCCTTCAACATGTCAAATGATGTTCTTCTCTGCTACTTATAATAGCGCAGTAATGGAATTTGCTGAAATTATAGTGACCAATCCCATTATAATAAGACTATTAAGAGAAGAAGAATCATTAGacaacattaaacaatattttgttaaatgcaAGAGCCCAGAGGATAAATATAGGGCTATATGCAATATTTATGGTGTCATAACTATTGGCCAAGCtattatattttgtcataCAAGAAAAACAGCAAGCTGGCTCTCGGAAAAAATGTCAAGAGATGGTCATTCTGTAGCTGTGCTGTCTGGTGAGCTTACTGTTGAACAAAGAATTGCAGTATTGGACAGATTCAGAGGGGGGCTTGAAAAAGTGTTAATTACTACAAATGTATTGTCTCGTGGAATTGATATAGAACAGGTTACTCTTGTTGTCAACTTTGATATGCCAATGGATCAGGACAGAAAAGCTGATTGTGAAACTTACTTACACAGAATTGGGCGTACTGGGAGATTTGGAAAAGCTGGTATAGCTATTAACTTGATTGAATCTTCACAGGACATGGAAATTTGTTTAGATATTGAAGCACATTTTGgtaaaaagattaaattattagatattgaAGATGCagaagaaattgaaaaaattggTGCATAA
- the LOC110992880 gene encoding uncharacterized oxidoreductase YrbE-like, whose translation MATKKFAGESPYKVAKKTHPASDWTLTDFVNKVNLVSDKPGVRPPVVAAIFGIGRAGSIHLCSIIRNPRVILKYIVDDRKERFDKIRSFWNLSDVTFLTSKDSDRVFNDKAITTVFIASPTFTHHEIVVKSIANNKDVFCEKPIAESIAETKKCYDTANAKGRILFAAFNRRFDPSYRNLKIKVREGLVGHVQVLKVTARDSPLPTIDYLRTSGGVFHDCLVHDFDMACWVLGELPIRVQATATALIPEIKAIDDFDNIAFLLTFPSGAIAIGDNSRYSAYGYDQRLEVFGNKGMIKVENEKPSASTDYVIEQDGCKTHPIYYSFPSRYKEAYEQEVEHFLDVVQYGVPQEVTSWQTLAVSKIATAAEESARTNKTIEIDWSKDDIPDIYS comes from the exons ATGGCGACGAAGAAGTTCGCGGGAGAATCTCCTTATAAAGTGGCTAAAAAGACCCACCCTGCGTCTGACTGGACTTTAACAGA ttttgtAAACAAGGTAAATCTTGTGTCTGACAAACCAGGAGTGAGGCCTCCGGTGGTGGCAGCGATTTTTGGTATCGGTCGGGCAGGATCCATTCATCTGTGTAGTATAATCCGTAATCCACGtgttatactaaaatatattgtcgATGATCGCAAAGAAAGGTTTGATAAGATAAGAAGTTTCTGGAACCTGAGTGATGTGACTTTCCTAACATCAAAAGACAGCGATCGTGTGTTCAACGACAAAgc tatAACCACCGTTTTCATAGCATCTCCTACATTCACCCATCACGAGATTGTTGTGAAGTCAATAGCGAACAATAAAGATGTGTTCTGTGAGAAGCCAATTGCAGAAAGTATTGCCGAAACTAAAAAGTGCTATGACACAGCAAACGCCAAAGGCCGAATCTTATTTGCGGCTTTTAACCGCCGCTTTGATCCATCCTATAGAAACCTGAAGATAAAGGTTAGAGAGGGGCTAGTCGGTCATGTACAGGTTTTAAAGGTGACTGCCAGGGACTCACCTTTACCGACTATTGACTATTTGAGAACTTcag GTGGAGTATTCCACGATTGTCTCGTGCATGACTTCGATATGGCCTGTTGGGTGCTAGGCGAGCTGCCCATCAGGGTCCAAGCAACGGCCACCGCTCTCATTCCTGAAATCAAAGCTATTGATGACTTCGACAACATCGCTTTCCTTCTGACATTCCCGTCGGGTGCTATCGCCATAGGTGATAACAGCCGATACAGTGCCTACGGATATGATCAACGCTTGGAAgtatttggaaataaag GCATGATAAAGGTGGAAAATGAAAAGCCCTCAGCATCCACAGACTATGTGATAGAGCAAGATGGCTGCAAGACTCACCCAATATACTATTCATTTCCGTCTCGATACAAAGAGGCTTATGAACAAGAGGTCGAACACTTCTTGGATGTTGTACAAT ACGGAGTACCCCAAGAGGTAACCAGTTGGCAGACGTTGGCAGTATCGAAGATCGCAACTGCTGCTGAAGAGAGTGCTCGAaccaataaaacaattgagaTCGACTGGAGCAAGGACGATATTCCtgatatatattcttaa
- the LOC110992849 gene encoding ER membrane protein complex subunit 10, translating into MILLLTIYSTFIYHAACLDYDGWLNIKVEHSLNCNGDKYCNRGTISLKSIRAGTAIIDQTAFSNKHIEELKELAQFDGFYTIRTLVTTADSKETEFLSSVKAKAFLENGLCDVISAWVLPNGEVIAVTFQVMNASQPNQLKQNSEYQIISNFYLRHVDQAPVPDTASYIQKLEREREAREKGDLKDNRPFLSKYWMYIVPVAIFVLISGVGNPEGGAQPSSR; encoded by the exons ATGATATTACTGTTAACTATTTATTCTACTTTCATTTATCATGCG gcTTGTCTTGATTACGACGGATGGCTAAATATTAAAGTCGAACATTCATTGAATTGTAATGGAGACAAATATTGCAATCGGGGGACTATATCTTTAAAGAGTATCAGAGCTGGAACTGCAATAATAGATCAAACTGCATTTAGTAACAAACATATAGAAGAGTTGaag GAGTTGGCCCAGTTTGATGGATTTTACACTATAAGAACTTTAGTTACCACTGCAGACAGCAAAGAGACTGAATTTTTGTCATCAGTAAAAGCTAAAGCTTTCTTAGAGAATGGACTTTGTGATGTTATAAGTGCATGGGTTTTACCAAATGGTGAAGTAATAGCAGTTACATTTCAAGTCATGAATGCATCTCAACctaatcaattaaaacaaaattctgaatatcaaattatttccaaCTTCTATCTCCGTCATGTGGATCAGGCTCCGGT ACCAGATACTGCCTCTTACATTCAAAAGTTGGAAAGAGAGAGAGAAGCTAGGGAAAAAGGCGATTTGAAAGATAATAGACCATTCTTGTCCAAATAT TGGATGTACATAGTTCCAGttgcaatatttgtattgataTCTGGTGTAGGAAATCCTGAAGGAGGTGCTCAACCATCATCACGCTGA